Within the Rosa rugosa chromosome 2, drRosRugo1.1, whole genome shotgun sequence genome, the region CAGTCAGTTTTCTGAGAATAGAAGACAGAAAGTGCAGAAAACTGAGAGTCAAGGTGATAGAGAGATAAGAACTAGTCTGAGGGGTTTGAGGGATCTACAATAAGTACTTGTAACCACCTAAATTCTTCATAGTGCTAGTGAATCTCTTAAGAGAGATCACGAAGTGGACGTAGGCTAAAGTTTTGGCTGAACCACTCTAAAATCTGCGTTGTTGTTTCTGTGTTCAGTTCAtctatttctgattttgctTTAGTAAAACACAACGATCCTAAAGGGGGCTTACACAATACTTCCATCCTCCTCAAATAATTCTGGGCTTTTTCAACATCATCCTTGACTCTAGTTTGACGGTGAAAGTTTTGCTGGAGGATGATTATCACCTTGTCAATTAAGGCCAGTGCTACAGGAATGGCAAGTTCAGCCATTCGAGGAGAATGGCAATCTTCAAGTTCCAGAAAGTTGCTTCTTCGTCAGTGCAAATTCCACAAGCAAAAGACAACCGAAAATTTGAACAAATTAACAACTCAGAGAGATAACAAAAGGCTCATTGTAACAACTTCAATCAAACAATGATTGCGCTGGATTGAGGATTTGGACAAGGAGAGGTTAATGGAAAACAGTCGATGGATGAAATGAAAGTATTGCTAGGGAGTTATGGAATTATTTCACTGGGATGATAAGAGTGTTGGCTGGTGTGGTGTATAGGCACCAAGCTATACCGGTACGTATAGATTGAGAAATTGTATTACTTTTGATAGAATGCGACCAGTATATACACGTGATCCACATCTTTACTAAATATCTACCAGTTCTTAGCTAGTTAGCTTGAAGTTATATTGAGTTATTGACCTACTAGATAGAAATGGTAAGTCTAAGTCGTCCACAAGGGGACGAGCCCCTCTAGTTTGATTGTTCAATTTGTTTAGTGTTTCTTTTTAAAAGTTTACTTTTGTTTTACTTCATGGCCACTGGTACAGAAGTAATAAAACTAGTTTACATTCTGCTTTGCTCTAATAAAGTGTAGTTTTTAACAACCCTAAACCGTAAAAATCTAAATATTGCTGAATATTCATTTAGACTAACATATATACAGGCCGCTTTCTAGTGagagatcttttttttttggcaatttgAAGGAGATTGcttattagacccacttttcgatcacatattcacatctcaacGTTAAGTTTTATGTATATAtaagtagatcatctctgcaaattttaagtcaaattgataatcattaaggcattcataactgcgatttacaattatgaacacgaatggTTCAAGTTACAGATTTGATTCGTCTattaatttaatctagttcAAAAACCTTAACGATcttcaatttggctaaaaatttacagaaatgatctataaattaggatctaaaaacggAACAATCGAGATGTAAAAATGCGATCGAAACGTGAGTCCGACAAGGGATCCCTTAAAATAGCCAAAAAAGGGGATCCCTTAAAATAGCCAAAAAAGGGGATCCTTTGGTGAAAGGGCTCTCAAAATATATTTAGCAAGGCGACCGAGGGGATACTAGGGTTTCATAATCAGAGCTTCAGCTACAGATAGAAGGGAGCATATATCAATCCGAAATGGTCTTTGGTCTTGCCTTGCCTTACTATCGTCTTTGCTTTGGCAGAAGCGTCATATTGGCCCTTGACCTGAGCACATTGTGATGTGGTGGTTAAGTAGTGTGATCAAAGATATGTATTTTATTTTCAGTGTTAATATACATGAACTGGGATATTCTCTCGATGCTCATTGTATTTTGGGGTTTAGGCACAATGTCTTCCCCATGTACTCTacggtttcattaatgatcaaggcTTAAAAGGCAGCTGTAATGGctctatttaaaaaaatatatccGGGAACAGACTATATTATCTATGCACAAATCAATCTATTAAGATTGTATCTTCATGCGCCTATATATGTATTAAATGAATGATCGAGTTTTGGTAATAATTAGACATATATTCTCATAGAAAATCAGCATTTTTCCAATAAATTCAATTATTTGATATTCATTCTGTAAAGGTAATTaatgaagaataaaaaaaaatagtacgaagaattgaaaatttgaaagcgtcatttaggaTTCATGATGTGAATACTTCATGCATGCATCATGCATGTGAATCTCAAGTTGATACAAAATAATTAATCTTGTGGACAAGTCGCGTTAATTTCTAAAGCAACTGGCAATTAGTCTGTGAATCTCCCAAAGATCGAATATCCAGCAGGCCAATACATGAAATGATTTCTTGCTAGTTGCCATATGATTATGACTAACTGACTATGTCCGTAGTCTTTGAACAGAACAGTGTCCTATTGATTTAGTGCGGGGATGACGGCGGCGAGTTTCGTGATGGCAGTGTTGGCTGGTCTCAGGCATATAGGGGGTGTCAGCCACCTTTGTTTTCTCATTCTATTTCTGCAGTTGGTGGGCATAGGATGGTGATGGGTGACTGTGTGGTTTTGAATCCACGTGATGGTCGTCTGTCTTCTCCCTCTTTGGCAATGGGCTGGATGTATTGTGGTTTGCTGTCGAGGTTATTGACTGTAGTGGTGACTGTCTATGGCGGTTTGCTGACGGTGATGGCCGACAAAGCAGTGTTGATGGAGGTAGTGGCTACTGTTCCGAGGCTATGGTGGTGCTGGGTCAGGTCAGATCGATCTGGACGGGTGAATTTGACGGCGGAGCAGAGGTTTCCGGCAGCGACGGTGATCCGGCATGGAGGCTGACAACGCCGATCTACTTTGGTGGGACTgcagctagggtttggaggttggGCCCCCTGCTGTTGCTCTTGGGCTTTGGGCTTTAGCTATGGGCCTATGCTTTAGTTAgggttttttctctttttattcgGCTTGCAACATTTTAGGTGTTTGGGCGACGATAAAAGTTTTTTCTTAGAGCCTGGGGAATGCCCCTCTGAATAAGGTGTTCTCTTGGGTTTAGGAATAACTAGAAAAggtgcccgcgctttgctgcgggactTATTGTTACATGGTGGATATTATGATTGATCTTGTAACATTACATAGTACCAATTGTCTTTGTTGAAATTTACAGATTTTGTTTGGTTTGAACTTATTACTGATTCTGATGGAGAAATCAAACTTGGTATACATAGTTTAATGAAGGAATAAACAGAATACAATAATGAGAAGTGTTTGATGGATGTTGCATAATGATACACGATCTGCATGGATATTCATCTCATGCTGCTGTTCCTCAGTCTAAGCTGTTATTACCACATCACCTTGCTGATGAAaagcttttcattttttcattagGCACTCTATCCATGCTTCAGATGCCTGATATAACAATGCACATGAAGAAGTGGTTAGAACAACTGCGACAGAAGTCGAGCTCTCAGTTGGTATATGAATCACAATAGAATTTGAAGATTTTCCTACATGTACTCAAATTAAACGCTAGCTTAATATAAGAAGCAAGAAAATACAGAGCAACCAAAACTTGAACCACAAAGCTTACTTTGAATGGGTTCCCTCAGTTATTCATGTCGCATTGACTTCTGTTCTCTTCATCTAAAAGCAATTTCTCACTTGACCCTGACATCAAGATACTACAGTCAATCTCTTAATGTCATTATGGTCAGAACAGCTTAAGCACACATGACGACATATCACGTTAAAACAGAGCATGATTTCAATTATAACATGTTATTGCTATTAATTcattcacaaaatacaaaatAGAAAGCATAAATGCATGTCAAATTATTGAAAGTGAGCACATGGAAGAAATTTTAAACTCTCAACAAATCATTTTTGTAAGGTGAacatgaaagaaaaaacaatactGCTGTGAGTTTAAAGCAGTGACGAAGTATAAACATCAGATAAGGAGTTTAGATATGAATAAAAGCATCCCTTTGTAGAATTCTGAAGTTGCATTTTCTGCTAAAAGTTTATTGATTGTAGTTCCCtgtaaacaaattttttttctaagcTGAAGatcaaatagaaaagaaaactgCTGCAAGTTTTTAGGTTGTGATAAGTGGATGCTATCAGTTTGGAACATTTGCATCAAAAAGAGTAACctgtaaaaattaaaatatttgGTAACAAACTGTAGACTTTTGAATCCCATAAGCAAATTTAGACCAACATATTGGTGAAGAATGAGCTATCTCTGGTTCAAGGGAATCAATTATCTCATCACCTTCAGACCTGTTACTGATTTTAAGCTTTTAAAAGTAGTTATTAACTCACTTTAAGTTTCTAATATCACCATTACCtcttttagctttttatcttCTACTGTGCTAAAATAGTGAACATGAATAACAGTCTGCTAACCCCAAACATGTTCACCATTGTGAATCGCATTTTTCCATTCTTCCACCTTACCATCTTCCCATTGTTGTTCAAATTCAGTTTCAACCTGCCACAGAACCACCATGatttaaatatttgaaattcatGCCTAGCATCTGAAGAGAGTGATTCACTTAGTTACATATAAACTCTTGCTGAAATAAAGATCAGCCTAAaccaatagaaaaaaaaaattgtagtaATTCATAAGAAACCAATGATCACATGGTAAATATAAGCAAATCTATCAAACATATCATAAGAATCCAAAATTTGGGAATATGACCAAGTATGCATTCTGCATGGGATGTACAGAGCATGTTTTACGTGATAATATAGGAAGACAAAAATTAAGTCAGTAAGTTCCAGGTGTAGATATTGCATACATTTGGACATATTACTGTGGAAACTCCTCTTAGAGCTCTCCATAGAAATGGCTTGTCCTTTGACTTTTCCAGTCAATGACTTTCTAAACGAAAACCACAACCATGGAATGAGTGTTTAAAGTAGAAAAAAATTGATTCAATTAAGGAACTTATAGCAGCCTTACAATCTGTCTCTCATTTTATAGAGGCTGTGCCTTGAGATCTTATAGAGGCTGTCCTTAATCGGATCAATTTTTTTGGTGCTTTAAAGTGCCCCACCATCTGTCTCTCATTTGATTCGGTTAAGGAACTTATAACAGTACAAAGCTGTGGTTAAGTGTCCCTAGCATACATGACAGTAGCCCAACAATTTTTTAACAAACAACCagcaaaacacacaaaacaaagaaacaaacaacGTACGTAAAACAAATACAGTCTCTAttccagaaaacaaaaaagttgtGCTAATATTAAGTAAACGGCTTAATATTAGACCATGCATATTTTACATTGCAAGGAATAtaagttttcaaaataaatatctAGCCTTATTCTCTTTCGGGATTATGAAGTGTGAACTTACAGCTTCAAGCCAATGTTGAAGAGCTAACTTTTGTGCTTTCTCATCCTTAGACAAACCTTTTCCAATCTGAAATAACAAAGCAAGAGTTATTACTGAAATGAATGTCCAATAAGCTATGGAAACATGAGAAAGTAGTATGtataagaaaaagaacaaacctTTGCAGCCTAGTCCTAGCCCTTGCCCACCACAAAGAGGCAGTTTCCGGCTTCTCAACATCGAAGAATGTCACAGAACTCTGCTTGAGAGCTGCAGAATCTAAAAGTTTTCCATCTGAAGCATTTGAAAATAGCCAAATCAATCAAACCATTtccataaaataataataataataaataaataaataaaacaaaatcaaattcaagtACAATTTCAGTGGTGAGAGATAATAATCAAGTGCTTAGATAATTACCATAGCTCTTTAGTCCCAGCTGGAGAACCTAAACCATTTGAAAATAACCAAATTAACCAAACCATTTTGTATCAAAACAAACTTAAATTGAAGCATATCAAGCAAGTAACAAAATAATTATCGTACCTCCTCAGCCACCACTGCACGATCTGCAAGGTTTCTTCGAGTTCGATATACAAAACTTTCTGAACTTTGACTGCTGCATCATCAAGCTCCTTAACCGGTCTAGGCAAAACCATGAAATCCGGTTGAGACAGAGCAAAAGTCGGCATTGGTTTATGCTTCAACAGATTTTTACCTCTACAATCTTCTGTCCCCAACGTTTCCTTAAACGAAAGGTTCCTATCCAACATTACATTTTCAGGCTTAAAAAAAGGTTACTATCCAAAATTACATTTTCAGGCTTGCAATCCTTTAATCGACTCGAATTTTAAAGCCACCTAACTTGTTAGACCAATCAATCTTATAAATCAAAATATTGCCATGTACCTTTTCCAGAACGAACCCAAACTGATTTGTTGTCTTCTCTTTCGTATCTTAGTGCTTGACCTTTTATAGACTGCAAatcacagaagaaaaaaaattcagatcAATAGTTTTTAGAAGGATGATAAAACTAACATTTATCAACATAAAGATCAATAGTTGGAACTCTGTAAATAAACTGATTCAATAACACTGAGCATAACTCTTTACATACCTGAATTCAAAGCACTTCCAAAATTTGATCGCACACTGTTCCCAATATCTGCTgaacaaaaccaaacaaaccaTCTATTACAACTATATAAACCACCATAACAGAAACAAATTCTATCATCCAAATACAACAATGGCCAAATAAACCATCTCTATACAATCAACCATAACATTGCATACCCTCTATCAAATATACCCCCTGCCCAGTAATCACAAAAATACTTGAACATTCAATAATCTAAAGACAAAAGTTAGATACCTGAATCACAACAGGACACCCAACTAACAGCAATTAACAAAACCAGAAACAGCGGCAAAAGAACAATCCAGATACTCCTTTGCATAAAACCTACAGAGTAAAAACAAAACAGTCATTACCACTCAAAGACAAAGAAAACACCCAAACCTCTGTAATCACCGAAAAACCCAGATCAATGCCCTAAAACATGAACCACCGATTCAAAACGACAAAACCATCGATAACAAACCAAGTTTCAATCACACAAAGCAAAAGGAACAAACTTTAATCAAATtcccaaaaggaaaaaaggTTTAAAAGTTTACCACTGTTAAGGGGATTAGAATTGGCAGTCAAGAAATTCAGAGAAGAAAACCCATTCGTGCCCTGAATAAAGAAATTACTAATTAATGAAAAAAACCACATAAAAAAACCATTTGAGCTTATAAACGATAAGTAGaacctcaaaaaagaaaaagaaaaattaaaaatagtaGGCATACAATCTGTCTTACGTTGCAGGCTCTGTTCGATGTGAACACAAAATCTATAACAAAGGCAATGCAAAAGAAACAGATGAACCCAAAGCACAGACCACTTTAAATGGCAATCGATTAGAATAAACTATCAAAGCCAAACTCAGGACGATGATCAGTTCACTCAATTTCTGTTCGAATCGACCATCAACTTCTTCCCGTCTCCCTCTTCTTCAgtctcaaactctctctctctatccccaGATAGATAGAACGCAGCttggagctctctctctctctctcactctctctttctctcgcgctatttctctctcaaactgaAGCTCTCTGTCTATCTACCTCTCGGTGGAGTGAGGTATCATAGATTCATAGACACGATTGCTGAGCAGCACCCCAGGTGTCAAAGCAAGAGAGACACACAACTGTGAAGCGAAGAACAGAGACACGAAAGCTTTTAAACGATAAACAGGTGTCGGGCAAGAGAGATGAAGCAGGGACAACATCGTCTTTTCAGCTACGACCGGCTCGGCTGGAGCAGGTACTGTTCATAAGTCGATGAACAGTTAACTGAGAATTAGAAGTTTATAAATATTGGGAATGAATCTTGACTATGTTCGGAGGATTCCCTAGTAGTGTTGGAATTTTTTCTGCAGCATTTGAGCTTCATCTCTTGGTTTCATTATGTTTGGGTAGTCAAGAGTTTGCTTTAGATTTCCCATTCATGGCTCTTTCTGTCGTTACCCGAAGTCCGGGTGAGTCATATTTAtaatgtttcctactttactATTAATGGGTTGACACCCTTGtgttaaaaaaaacaaaaacaaaaacaaaacaaaaagtgacTAGGTTTGATATAAAGAATTAAAGATAGACCATGCATTAGTAGCAGACTAGCTTGGCTTCATCTCGATATCGAGCTTATTTATATATGTATCAAAATAGTCTACTTCATATATCTATACATTAATGTATTCTACATCGACAATGctataatcatatatatatatatatatatatatgtttgaacccaaaataaacattttttcccgataagggggactcgaagaaaacccggccaatatccgtggcccaagccTATATTTTCGGCAAGTTCGGAaaatattgtttagaggctaaataaggcctacttggaggccaagcaATCTTGAAGCAAATCTTAATATTCCTCGATTTACTAGTAATTATCaagatatttgataattaatggtaATGTGCTTGGTTGTCAAGACTAGGGGTGGGTtcgcgaaaccgaaaaccgaaaaaaaccgagcCGAAAGCCGAACCGAAGCCGAAAAACACCTAACCgaaaaaaaaccgcaccgaagtgaaaaaaccgaaccgaaccgaaccggttcggttcggttttcggttttaatatgtcaaaaaccgaaccgaaccgaaaaaaccGAACTGGtcaaaaacgacgtcgttttgtctATGTTTTGACTTTTAAGTCAGAAACCCTAAGGGGTTCCACGACTTCTCTCATTCTCGTCTCAcgcctctcttttctctctcgccTCTCTCATTcagtttttctctttcttctctggcctctcactctctctttcttctcttcatcaatCCTCTTAGTTTTCTCTTCGTCATCGAGAATTCAAGATCGCCAAGGGCCGCTGCTCTGTCtacactcttcttcttcttcataatcCGCAGATCCAGAGCCTCTCTCTCAAGTactctctctatttctctctgtATTTGCATATCTCTAtagatctttctctctctgtttgaTTCTAGTTGATATTAACAGTTTTGTATTTCGTGAAAACAGAGATGAAGGTGATCGCTGCATATTTGCTCGCTGTGTTGGGTGGCAAGACCAGCCCTAGAATCTGCCGAAGACATCCTTGGCGCCGGTATGTTTTGGCTTTCTATGATTCATTTGCTTATTGTGTGGTTAAACATAGACCCAAAGTTTGTGGCTTTATGATCGATTAGT harbors:
- the LOC133728473 gene encoding uncharacterized protein LOC133728473, encoding MQRSIWIVLLPLFLVLLIAVSWVSCCDSADIGNSVRSNFGSALNSVYKRSSTKIRKRRQQISLGSFWKRPVKELDDAAVKVQKVLYIELEETLQIVQWWLRRFSSWD